The following are encoded in a window of Sminthopsis crassicaudata isolate SCR6 chromosome 3, ASM4859323v1, whole genome shotgun sequence genomic DNA:
- the LOC141561727 gene encoding large ribosomal subunit protein eL42, protein MVNVPKTRRTYCKKCGKHQPHKVTQYKKGKDSLYAQGKRRYDRKQSGYGGQTKPIFRKKAKTTKKIVLRLECVEPNCRSKRMLAIKRCKHFELGGDKKRKGQVIQF, encoded by the coding sequence ATGGTGAACGTGCCCAAGACCCGGCGCACCTACTGCAAGAAGTGCGGCAAGCACCAGCCGCACAAAGTGACGCAGTACAAGAAGGGCAAGGATTCCCTGTACGCGCAGGGCAAGCGCCGCTACGACCGCAAGCAGAGCGGCTATGGCGGCCAGACCAAGCCCATCTTCCGCAAGAAGGCCAAGACCACCAAGAAGATCGTGCTGAGACTCGAGTGCGTGGAGCCCAACTGCAGGTCCAAGAGGATGCTGGCTATCAAGCGCTGCAAGCATTTCGAGCTGGGCGGAgacaagaagagaaagggacaagTGATCCAGTTCTAA
- the LOC141561730 gene encoding large ribosomal subunit protein eL42 codes for MVNVPKTRRTYCKKCGKHQPHKVTQYKKGKDSLYAQGKRRYDRKQSGYGGQTKPIFRKKAKTTKKIVLRLECVEPNCRSKRMLAIKRCKHFELGGDKKRKGQVIQF; via the coding sequence ATGGTGAACGTGCCCAAGACCCGGCGCACCTACTGCAAGAAGTGCGGCAAGCACCAGCCGCACAAAGTGACGCAGTACAAGAAGGGCAAGGATTCCCTGTACGCGCAGGGCAAGCGCCGCTACGACCGCAAGCAGAGCGGCTATGGCGGCCAGACCAAGCCCATTTTCCGCAAGAAGGCCAAGACCACCAAGAAGATCGTGCTGAGACTCGAGTGCGTGGAGCCCAACTGCAGGTCCAAGAGGATGCTGGCTATCAAGCGCTGCAAGCATTTCGAGCTGGGCGGAgacaagaagagaaagggacaagTGATCCAGTTCTAA